A window from Sphingobium sp. MI1205 encodes these proteins:
- a CDS encoding VirB4 family type IV secretion/conjugal transfer ATPase encodes MVFGKSALAEKVPFDKAKREEMPEKFLPYSRHVNEHVVALDNGDLMLMLELDGRPFETSDVRDLNDWHTRLNGVWRNIHDERLSIWTHMLRMRVRDYPGGTFRSHFAAQLDQKYYERMTAERMFRNRFFMTVVIRPTANTTDKLMDFLRKKQADKNANIAEALELLEDKVRDLEKLLLRVRPRRVGIYEHRGLLFSEPLEILNQVMTGRYRRCPLVRGRLGSALYASRAIIGAETFEVRDADHSMFGGIFGIREYPSSTTPRQFESLLSVDFSLAITQSFTFLSRTAATERFRLRQTQMANAGDKAISQMDELIDAADDLQSNRFVLGDHHFTLTVFAEDLKKLRDNMSIARAALADTGMVAARESAALEAAYWSQLVGNFAWRARPAPITSYNFSAFSPFHTFPAGHEDGNHWGPAVALLKTSARSPYYFNFHAADLGHSMVIGPSGGGKTVLVNFLMAQLEKFNARHIFIDKDQGAEIFVRASGGTYLALRNGEPTGFAPLKALDNTASHRAFLGRFIRQLVKQEGAPITVQESHLIDDGIEAVMKLPREQRSLSALRTMLGMSDSGGVGARLVKWTSEGNLGWVFDNEEDSMSLEARFVGFDMTDFLENAEIRTPVMLYLFERIDALLTGERMVIAIDEFWKALADPAFTAFAQDGLKTYRKRNAFLVFATQSPADALRSTISHSILEQVATKIFLPNPFGQRRDYIEGFSLSEAEFKLVREELSPESRKFLVKQGHDSVVVGLDLIGMDDELAVLSGRAETTGVAREVIAELGNDPKLWLPEFHRRRRPS; translated from the coding sequence GTGGTGTTCGGTAAGAGCGCGCTCGCTGAGAAGGTGCCTTTTGACAAGGCCAAGCGGGAGGAAATGCCCGAGAAATTCTTGCCGTATTCGCGGCATGTCAATGAGCATGTGGTCGCCCTCGATAATGGCGATCTGATGCTCATGCTCGAACTGGATGGGAGGCCCTTCGAGACTTCGGACGTGCGCGATCTGAACGATTGGCACACGCGCCTCAACGGGGTCTGGCGCAATATCCATGACGAGCGGCTTTCGATCTGGACGCACATGCTTCGGATGCGCGTGCGCGACTATCCTGGCGGTACGTTCCGCTCCCATTTCGCCGCGCAGCTCGATCAAAAATATTATGAGCGGATGACGGCCGAACGCATGTTCCGCAATCGCTTCTTTATGACGGTCGTGATCCGCCCAACAGCAAACACGACCGACAAGCTGATGGATTTCCTTCGCAAGAAGCAGGCGGACAAGAACGCCAATATCGCGGAAGCCCTAGAGCTGCTGGAAGACAAGGTGCGCGATCTGGAAAAGCTCCTTCTGCGCGTTCGTCCCCGCCGTGTCGGCATCTATGAGCACCGCGGCCTCCTGTTCTCCGAACCGCTGGAAATACTGAACCAGGTGATGACCGGACGCTATCGGCGCTGCCCTCTGGTCCGTGGCCGTCTCGGTTCGGCGCTCTATGCGAGCCGCGCGATCATCGGCGCTGAGACATTTGAAGTCCGTGACGCCGACCATTCGATGTTCGGCGGCATTTTCGGCATTCGCGAGTATCCGTCATCGACAACGCCGCGCCAGTTTGAATCGCTGCTCTCGGTCGATTTCAGCCTCGCCATAACGCAGTCGTTCACGTTCCTGTCGCGCACGGCGGCAACAGAGCGGTTCCGGCTTCGTCAGACCCAAATGGCGAACGCGGGTGACAAGGCGATCAGTCAGATGGATGAGCTGATCGACGCGGCCGATGATTTGCAATCGAACCGCTTTGTGCTGGGGGACCATCATTTCACGCTGACGGTGTTCGCGGAAGATTTGAAAAAGCTGCGCGATAACATGTCGATCGCGCGCGCTGCGCTGGCCGATACGGGCATGGTTGCCGCCCGTGAAAGCGCGGCGCTGGAAGCTGCCTATTGGTCGCAGCTGGTCGGCAATTTCGCGTGGAGGGCGCGCCCCGCGCCGATCACGTCATATAATTTCTCGGCGTTCTCGCCCTTCCATACGTTCCCGGCAGGGCACGAGGACGGCAATCATTGGGGGCCTGCGGTCGCCTTGCTCAAGACAAGCGCTCGCAGCCCCTATTACTTCAATTTCCATGCGGCAGACCTGGGCCATTCGATGGTCATTGGTCCATCGGGCGGCGGCAAGACGGTGCTGGTCAACTTCCTGATGGCGCAGCTCGAAAAGTTCAACGCGCGCCATATCTTCATCGACAAGGATCAGGGCGCGGAAATTTTTGTCCGAGCCAGCGGCGGCACCTATCTCGCGCTGCGCAACGGGGAGCCTACGGGCTTCGCTCCGCTCAAGGCGCTCGACAATACGGCTTCCCATCGCGCGTTCCTCGGTCGCTTCATCCGCCAGCTGGTGAAGCAAGAGGGTGCGCCGATCACGGTGCAGGAATCGCACCTGATCGACGATGGCATTGAAGCCGTGATGAAGCTGCCACGCGAGCAACGCTCGCTGTCGGCGCTGCGGACCATGCTCGGCATGTCGGACTCGGGAGGCGTCGGCGCGCGCCTGGTCAAGTGGACCTCCGAGGGGAACCTTGGCTGGGTTTTCGATAATGAGGAAGATTCCATGTCGCTCGAAGCCCGTTTCGTGGGCTTCGATATGACCGACTTCCTCGAAAACGCGGAAATTCGCACGCCGGTCATGCTCTACCTGTTCGAGCGGATAGACGCGCTCCTGACAGGCGAGCGCATGGTTATTGCGATTGACGAATTTTGGAAGGCGCTGGCCGATCCGGCGTTCACGGCATTCGCGCAGGATGGCCTCAAGACATACCGCAAGCGCAATGCGTTCCTCGTCTTTGCAACACAGTCGCCTGCGGACGCGCTGCGGTCAACGATCAGCCATTCGATCTTGGAGCAGGTCGCGACGAAAATCTTCCTGCCCAATCCGTTCGGCCAGCGCCGGGATTACATCGAAGGATTCTCGCTCTCGGAGGCGGAATTTAAGCTGGTGCGCGAAGAGCTGTCGCCGGAAAGCCGCAAATTCCTCGTGAAGCAGGGCCATGACTCCGTTGTGGTCGGCCTGGATCTCATTGGCATGGACGATGAACTGGCCGTGCTGTCGGGGCGCGCTGAGACAACGGGCGTGGCCCGCGAAGTGATTGCCGAACTGGGCAATGATCCGAAGCTCTGGTTGCCGGAATTTCACCGGCGCCGGCGCCCAAGCTGA
- a CDS encoding type IV secretion system protein VirB3, translated as MDGQEEMTKDPLFLAVTRPALWAGVPIEAGALIIMAGAITLVGSGNPLYGGAAAVALYAMARLIVRHDVNAFRLIFLWGRTKAANRNRVFWGGSSYTPLPLYGIKRKGFGRGVR; from the coding sequence ATGGACGGTCAGGAAGAAATGACAAAAGACCCGCTGTTCTTGGCCGTCACCCGCCCCGCATTGTGGGCGGGTGTTCCCATTGAAGCGGGCGCGCTCATCATCATGGCGGGCGCAATCACGTTGGTTGGTTCGGGCAATCCTCTCTACGGCGGCGCGGCCGCCGTCGCGCTTTATGCGATGGCGCGGCTTATCGTTCGGCATGACGTGAACGCATTCCGGCTGATCTTCCTGTGGGGCCGGACCAAAGCGGCGAACCGGAACCGCGTCTTTTGGGGTGGGTCGAGCTACACGCCGCTGCCGCTCTACGGAATCAAGCGAAAGGGATTTGGTCGTGGTGTTCGGTAA
- a CDS encoding TrbC/VirB2 family protein, which translates to MFRIWKIKAESRLDALLARLKPSPLMARALPLSLLASLLVAEPAFAQANFEGLADNILGLLSNGLLRTLAIIAIIVVGLLWFLGRASVQMLVTVVVGVVIVFSAPWIVDTITG; encoded by the coding sequence ATGTTTCGTATCTGGAAGATCAAGGCTGAATCCCGGCTCGATGCGCTGCTCGCGCGTCTCAAGCCCTCGCCGCTCATGGCGCGCGCGCTGCCCTTGTCGCTGCTGGCAAGCCTGCTCGTAGCCGAGCCGGCCTTTGCGCAGGCAAACTTTGAAGGCTTGGCCGACAACATTCTCGGCCTGCTGAGCAACGGTTTGCTCCGCACGCTGGCGATCATCGCGATCATCGTCGTCGGCCTTCTGTGGTTCCTCGGCCGCGCGTCGGTGCAGATGCTCGTCACGGTCGTAGTCGGCGTGGTGATCGTGTTCTCCGCGCCGTGGATCGTCGACACGATTACGGGGTGA